A genomic region of Pseudorca crassidens isolate mPseCra1 chromosome 10, mPseCra1.hap1, whole genome shotgun sequence contains the following coding sequences:
- the XIRP1 gene encoding xin actin-binding repeat-containing protein 1 isoform X1 gives MADAQTQVAPTPSIPVAATEDLPLPPPPALDDLPLPPPKESFSKFHQQRQASELRRLYKHIHPELRKNLAEAVAEDLAEILGSEEPTEGDVQCMRWIFENWRLDAIGDHERPPAKEPLPSGNVQATSRKFEEGSFANSTDQEPAGPRPSGGDVHAARWLFETKPLDELTGHAEAPAATVREPAASGDVQGTRMLFETRPLDRLGSRPSIQEQSPLELRSEIQELKGDVKKTVKLFQTEPLCAIQDAEGAIHEVKAACREEIQSNVVRSARWLFETQPLDAINRDPSQVRVIRGISLEEAARPDVSATRWIFETQPLDAIREILVDEKDFQPSPDLIPPGPDVQQQRHLFETRALDTLKGEEEAGPEAPPKEEVIPGDVRSTLWLFEMQPLDTLRDKVQVGHLQRVGPQEGERFMYERLSSDGSSALCLSQSAPQRDGVKGDVKTFKNIFETLPLDSIRQGEASAHGSISRAEGTDSAGQSQDIGSPVYAMQDGKGHLHALTSVSREHVVGGDVQGYRWMFETQPLDQLGQNPSTVDVVRGITRQEVVAGDVGTARWLFETQPLEVIHQREQQERREEEGKPQGGPQLEASPKGDVQTIRWLFETCPMSELGEKQRSEVTDPTPKAKARSCTWMFTPQPPDRPESSREQHLEVSQVQAGERQTDRHVFETEPLQASGHPCRRGPVRYCSRVDIPSGQVSRQKEVFQALEAGKRENQGSRVIPEPIPAGSVHKFTWLFENCPMGSLAADSIHGGNLQEEQPMGPSGNRVWEWQQTATEGTLRTLHATPGILHHGGIIMEARGPGELCLAKYVLPGPGQGSPHVRKEELVSGELPRIVRQVLRRPDVDQQGLLVQEDPVGQLRLKPLKLPAPGSSWKVEDMDPEFQQLLACGLGTSVARTGLVMQETEQGLVALTAYSLQPRLTSRAPERSSVQLLASCIDKGDLSGLHSLRWEPPADSSPVPASEGAQRLPLTESIIHVPPLDPSMGMGHLRGPGATPCPPQAIGKAVPLAGEEKQESRCTGQKGMEALGKSDGATTMPLGPRSPNLQAAMQSLRMATAKAQSLDQQVLSKHKQGPTPGAASMPSQDSLLQVPATATGTAQSNTRPLAGGDPRIPAAPRKVSGEQKALPGGLPRGWVTIQDGIYTAHPIRTFDLPGGVWLSERGDLPRGRETALLSQAPSPLLEGPGQSLGPGQEEPGSHTQKAWGPPEKVMAGLGPGVLQAAETTLKAAPLAPHTLASGPQAVGASLHSHNASVPPPPPLPAAVTGPDFPAQAGHDENSIQQASEPTQDPLLQSHSSPAGQRSLGDSQTKTPKLEPTTHPRKKPQLPPKPAHLSQIPPPHWLPKPSALSPSSSKEVGQGKYRQGETGTADHDLRPTKVPTTAGQGRVSPAGCSTGQSQHSPQHDSSTVAPRPTKSQAAGSNDQSPEPLKLSALSSDPTSPQQGPSPSGKKCTDSSQQGVPESSKILQGSQQELQGLLSQVQALEKEAKSTVDVRALRRLFEAVPQLRGASPAPAAPNKPEASVEQAFGELTRVSTEVARLKEQTLAKLLDIEEAVHKALSSMSSLQPGTNTRGHSQGPLKDHRAHKVSVTDSSRVRPNCPGQEVRSQTEVTCHTEVQGQAKVRNHTEARNQAAPTTPSTRRLETMREESSLPRVLPPSRDSASSPTFISIESATGQAQPHQKDVWDKAGKKEATQCSGQPQHAPASASPLPTRQQKSVLELQTGPGGSQHYGATRTVTEQYERVDQCRTSVLTSPTTVTEPTEPPRGPGPHLGLHASPLMRQFLHSPAGLSTGLAEAGKVCVPCSHSQPAAQ, from the coding sequence ATGGCCGACGCTCAGACGCAGGTGGCCCCCACCCCAAGCATCCCAGTGGCAGCTACAGaggacctgcccctccctccaccacctgcTCTGGACGATCTGCCACTGCCGCCACCCAAGGAGTCCTTCTCCAAGTTCCACCAGCAGCGGCAAGCCAGCGAGCTCCGCCGCCTCTACAAGCACATCCACCCCGAGCTCCGCAAGAATCTGGCTGAGGCTGTGGCTGAAGACTTGGCTGAGATCCTGGGTTCCGAAGAGCCCACAGAGGGTGATGTCCAGTGCATGCGCTGGATCTTTGAGAACTGGCGGCTGGACGCCATTGGGGACCATGAGAGGCCACCTGCCAAGGAGCCCCTGCCCAGCGGCAATGTCCAGGCCACCTCCCGCAAGTTTGAGGAAGGCTCCTTTGCCAACAGCACAGACCAGGAGCCAGCCGGACCTCGGCCATCTGGAGGGGACGTCCATGCAGCCCGGTGGCTGTTTGAGACAAAGCCACTGGATGAGCTGACGGGCCATGCTGAGGCACCGGCAGCTACAGTGAGGGAGCCTGCAGCCAGTGGAGATGTCCAGGGTACCAGGATGCTCTTCGAAACGCGGCCACTGGACCGCCTGGGCTCCCGCCCCTCCATCCAGGAGCAGAGCCCCTTGGAGCTGCGCTCAGAGATCCAGGAGCTGAAGGGCGATGTAAAGAAGACGGTGAAGCTGTTCCAAACAGAGCCGCTGTGTGCCATCCAGGACGCAGAGGGAGCCATCCACGAGGTCAAGGCCGCCTGCCGGGAGGAGATCCAAAGCAACGTGGTGAGGTCTGCCCGTTGGCTCTTTGAAACACAGCCTCTGGACGCCATCAACCGGGACCCCAGCCAGGTGCGGGTGATCCGGGGGATCTCTCTGGAGGAGGCGGCCAGGCCCGACGTCAGTGCAACTCGCTGGATCTTTGAGACACAGCCCCTGGATGCCATCCGGGAGATCTTGGTGGACGAGAAGGACTTCCAGCCATCCCCAGATCTTATCCCTCCTGGTCCAGACGTTCAGCAGCAGCGGCATTTGTTTGAGACCCGAGCACTAGACACTCTAAAGGGGGAAGAGGAGGCTGGACCTGAGGCGCCACCCAAAGAGGAAGTGATCCCCGGTGATGTCCGCTCCACCCTGTGGCTATTTGAGATGCAGCCCCTGGATACACTTAGAGACAAGGTCCAAGTGGGTCACCTGCAGCGGGTGGGACCCCAGGAGGGTGAGAGGTTCATGTACGAGCGTCTATCCAGTGATGGTTCCTCAGCACTGTGCCTCTCTCAGAGTGCCCCCCAGAGGGATGGGGTGAAGGGAGACGTGAAGACCTTTAAGAACATTTTTGAGACCCTACCCCTGGACAGCATCAGGCAGGGTGAAGCTTCGGCCCATGGGAGCATAAGCAGAGCAGAAGGAACTGATTCTGCTGGGCAGTCCCAGGACATAGGGTCCCCGGTGTATGCCATGCAGGATGGCAAAGGCCACCTCCATGCCCTGACCTCTGTCAGCAGAGAGCATGTAGTCGGAGGTGATGTACAGGGTTACAGGTGGATGTTTGAGACACAGCCCCTAGACCAACTAGGCCAAAACCCCAGTACCGTCGACGTGGTGCGGGGCATCACCCGGCAGGAAGTGGTGGCTGGAGACGTGGGCACTGCCCGGTGGCTCTTTGAGACCCAGCCCCTGGAGGTAATCCACCAACGGGAGCAGCAGGAACGAcgggaagaagaaggaaagccTCAGGGAGGCCCTCAGCTTGAAGCATCCCCCAAGGGCGATGTGCAGACCATCCGCTGGTTGTTCGAGACATGTCCAATGAGTGAGTTGGGtgagaagcagaggtcagaggtcaCAGATCCCACACCCAAGGCCAAGGCACGGTCCTGCACCTGGATGTTCACGCCCCAACCCCCAGACAGACCAGAAAGCTCCAGGGAGCAGCACCTTGAGGTCAGCCAGGTCCAGGCtggggaaagacagacagacagacacgtCTTTGAGACTGAGCCTCTGCAGGCCTCAGGCCATCCCTGCAGAAGGGGGCCTGTGCGATACTGCAGCAGAGTGGACATCCCCTCAGGGCAGGTGTCTCGTCAGAAGGAGGTTTTCCAGGCCCTGGAGGCAGGCAAGAGGGAAAACCAGGGATCCAGGGTAATCCCTGAGCCCATCCCAGCAGGCTCTGTGCACAAGTTCACCTGGCTCTTTGAGAATTGCCCCATGGGCTCCCTGGCAGCTGACAGCATCCACGGGGGCAACCTCCAGGAAGAGCAGCCCATGGGCCCCTCAGGCAACAGGGTGTGGGAGTGGCAACAGACTGCAACTGAGGGGACCCTGCGGACTCTGCACGCCACGCCTGGCATCCTGCACCACGGAGGCATCATCATGGAGGCCCGAGGGCCAGGGGAGCTCTGCCTTGCCAAGTACGTGCTCCCAGGCCCAGGTCAGGGCAGCCCCCACGTTCGGAAGGAGGAGCTGGTGTCTGGCGAGCTTCCCAGGATCGTCCGCCAAGTGCTGCGCCGGCCAGACGTGGACCAGCAGGGGCTGCTGGTGCAGGAGGACCCAGTGGGCCAGCTTCGCCTCAAGCCATTGAAGCTGCCAGCACCAGGCAGCAGCTGGAAGGTCGAAGACATGGACCCTGAGTTCCAGCAGTTGCTGGCTTGTGGCCTCGGGACCTCGGTGGCGAGGACTGGGCTAGTGATGCAGGAGACAGAGCAGGGCCTAGTGGCACTGACCGCCTACTCTCTGCAGCCCCGGCTAACCAGCAGGGCCCCTGAGAGGAGCAGTGTGCAGCTGCTGGCCAGCTGCATAGACAAAGGAGACCTGAGTGGCCTGCACAGTCTGCGATGGGAGCCACCGGCTGACTCAAGTCCAGTGCCAGCCAGCGAGGGGGCCCAGAGGCTGCCCCTGACTGAGAGCATCATCCATGTTCCCCCACTGGACCCCAGCATGGGGATGGGGCATCTGAGAGGGCCGGgggccaccccctgccccccacaggcCATTGGAAAGGCAGTCCCTCTGGCTGGGGAAGAAAAGCAGGAAAGTAGATGCACTGGGCAGAAAGGGATGGAAGCTTTGGGAAAGTCAGATGGAGCCACAACTATGCCCCTGGGGCCCAGGTCCCCAAACCTCCAGGCTGCCATGCAGAGTCTGCGAATGGCAACAGCCAAAGCCCAAAGCCTGGACCAGCAAGTTCTGAGCAAGCACAAGCAGGGCCCCACCCCTGGAGCCGCCTCTATGCCCTCCCAGGATAGTCTTCTGCAAGTACCGGCCACAGCCACTGGGACTGCCCAGAGCAACACCAGGCCTCTGGCTGGAGGTGACCCCAGGATCCCAGCAGCCCCCAGAAAGGTCAGTGGGGAACAGAAAGCACTGCCTGGAGGGCTGCCTAGGGGGTGGGTGACTATTCAGGATGGCATTTACACTGCTCACCCCATCAGGACCTTTGACCTACCGGGGGGTGTCTGGCTTTCTGAGAGAGGAGACTTGCCAAGGGGCAGGGAGACTGCGCTCCTGTCTCAGGCTCCCAGCCCACTCCTGGAAGGCCCAGGTCAGAGTCTCGGGCCTGGGCAAgaggagcctgggagccacacaCAGAAGGCCTGGGGACCTCCAGAGAAGGTGATGGCAGGACTCGGCCCAGGGGTCCTCCAAGCTGCAGAGACCACCCTGAAGGCTGCCCCTTTAGCCCCCCAcactctggcctctgggcctcaGGCTGTAGGTGCCAGCCTGCACTCCCATAATGCCTCTgttccgcctcctcctcctctcccagctGCTGTGACGGGACCTGACTTCCCAGCCCAAGCCGGCCATGATGAGAATTCCATCCAGCAGGCCTCTGAGCCCACACAGGACCCCCTTCTCCAGTCCCACAGTAGCCCTGCTGGCCAGAGAAGCCTTGGGGATTCACAGACAAAAACCCCGAAACTGGAGCCCACCACGCACCCAAGGAAGAAGCCCCAGCTGCCCCCCAAACCTGCACATCTAAGCCAGATCCCCCCGCCTCACTGGCTGCCCAAGCCCTCAGCCCTCTCTCCCAGCTCCTCTAAGGAGGTGGGGCAAGGAAAATACAGACAAGGTGAGACTGGTACAGCTGACCATGACCTTCGGCCAACCAAGGTCCCCACCACTGCAGGCCAGGGCCGAGTATCGCCGGCTGGATGCTCCACTGGACAGAGCCAGCACAGCCCCCAGCATGACTCCAGCACCGTGGCCCCCAGGCCCACCAAAAGTCAGGCTGCGGGCAGCAACGACCAGAGCCCTGAGCCCCTCAAGCTCTCAGCTCTCAGCAGTGACCCCACCTCACCACAGCAGGGCCCCAGCCCCTCAGGAAAGAAGTGCACGGACAGTTCCCAGCAAGGGGTCCCTGAGAGCTCCAAGATTCTGCAGGGAAGCCAGCAAGAGCTCCAGGGCCTCCTGAGCCAGGTGCAAGCACTGGAGAAGGAGGCCAAAAGCACTGTGGACGTGCGGGCATTGAGGAGGCTCTTTGAGGCTGTGCCCCAGCTGAGAGGGGCCTCTCCAGCTCCTGCTGCCCCCAACAAGCCCGAGGCCTCAGTGGAGCAGGCCTTTGGGGAGCTGACAAGGGTCAGCACGGAGGTGGCCCGGCTGAAGGAACAGACCCTGGCCAAGCTGCTGGACATCGAGGAGGCCGTGCACAAGGCCCTCAGCTCCATGTCTAGCCTCCAGCCTGGGACTAACACCAGAGGCCATTCCCAGGGACCTCTAAAGGACCACAGGGCCCACAAGGTCAGTGTCACAGACAGCAGTAGAGTCAGGCCCAACTGCCCAGGCCAGGAGGTCAGGAGTCAAACTGAGGTTACATGCCACACTGAGGTCCAGGGTCAGGCCAAGGTCAGAAATCACACTGAGGCCAGAAATCAAGCAGCCCCAACCACCCCTTCTACTCGGAGGCTGGAGACCATGAGAGAAGAGTCAAGCCTCCCTCGAGTGTTACCTCCCAGCAGAGATTCAGCCTCCTCCCCAACCTTTATCTCCATCGAGTCGGCCACGGGCCAGGCTCAGCCCCACCAGAAAGATGTCTGGGACAAGGCTGGGAAGAAAGAAGCCACCCAGTGCTCCGGACAGCCCCAGCATGCCCCTGCCTCAGCCAGCCCCCTGCCCACCAGGCAGCAGAAAAGTGTTCTGGAGCTGCAGACTGGGCCCGGTGGCTCCCAGCACTATGGAGCCACAAGAACAGTGACCGAGCAATATGAGAGGGTGGACCAGTGCAGGACCTCAGTGCTCACCTCCCCCACCACGGTCACCGAGCCCACAGAGCCGCCCAGGGGCCCAGGCCCCCACCTCGGGCTCCACGCCTCCCCCTTGATGAGGCAGTTCTTGCACAGTCCAGCCGGGCTCAGCACAGGCCTGGCAGAAGCTGGGAAGGTGTGTGTGCCCTGCAGCCACTCCCAGCCAGCTGCCCAGTGa
- the XIRP1 gene encoding xin actin-binding repeat-containing protein 1 isoform X2 has translation MADAQTQVAPTPSIPVAATEDLPLPPPPALDDLPLPPPKESFSKFHQQRQASELRRLYKHIHPELRKNLAEAVAEDLAEILGSEEPTEGDVQCMRWIFENWRLDAIGDHERPPAKEPLPSGNVQATSRKFEEGSFANSTDQEPAGPRPSGGDVHAARWLFETKPLDELTGHAEAPAATVREPAASGDVQGTRMLFETRPLDRLGSRPSIQEQSPLELRSEIQELKGDVKKTVKLFQTEPLCAIQDAEGAIHEVKAACREEIQSNVVRSARWLFETQPLDAINRDPSQVRVIRGISLEEAARPDVSATRWIFETQPLDAIREILVDEKDFQPSPDLIPPGPDVQQQRHLFETRALDTLKGEEEAGPEAPPKEEVIPGDVRSTLWLFEMQPLDTLRDKVQVGHLQRVGPQEGERFMYERLSSDGSSALCLSQSAPQRDGVKGDVKTFKNIFETLPLDSIRQGEASAHGSISRAEGTDSAGQSQDIGSPVYAMQDGKGHLHALTSVSREHVVGGDVQGYRWMFETQPLDQLGQNPSTVDVVRGITRQEVVAGDVGTARWLFETQPLEVIHQREQQERREEEGKPQGGPQLEASPKGDVQTIRWLFETCPMSELGEKQRSEVTDPTPKAKARSCTWMFTPQPPDRPESSREQHLEVSQVQAGERQTDRHVFETEPLQASGHPCRRGPVRYCSRVDIPSGQVSRQKEVFQALEAGKRENQGSRVIPEPIPAGSVHKFTWLFENCPMGSLAADSIHGGNLQEEQPMGPSGNRVWEWQQTATEGTLRTLHATPGILHHGGIIMEARGPGELCLAKYVLPGPGQGSPHVRKEELVSGELPRIVRQVLRRPDVDQQGLLVQEDPVGQLRLKPLKLPAPGSSWKVEDMDPEFQQLLACGLGTSVARTGLVMQETEQGLVALTAYSLQPRLTSRAPERSSVQLLASCIDKGDLSGLHSLRWEPPADSSPVPASEGAQRLPLTESIIHVPPLDPSMGMGHLRGPGATPCPPQAIGKAVPLAGEEKQESRCTGQKGMEALGKSDGATTMPLGPRSPNLQAAMQSLRMATAKAQSLDQQVLSKHKQGPTPGAASMPSQDSLLQVPATATGTAQSNTRPLAGGDPRIPAAPRKLL, from the exons ATGGCCGACGCTCAGACGCAGGTGGCCCCCACCCCAAGCATCCCAGTGGCAGCTACAGaggacctgcccctccctccaccacctgcTCTGGACGATCTGCCACTGCCGCCACCCAAGGAGTCCTTCTCCAAGTTCCACCAGCAGCGGCAAGCCAGCGAGCTCCGCCGCCTCTACAAGCACATCCACCCCGAGCTCCGCAAGAATCTGGCTGAGGCTGTGGCTGAAGACTTGGCTGAGATCCTGGGTTCCGAAGAGCCCACAGAGGGTGATGTCCAGTGCATGCGCTGGATCTTTGAGAACTGGCGGCTGGACGCCATTGGGGACCATGAGAGGCCACCTGCCAAGGAGCCCCTGCCCAGCGGCAATGTCCAGGCCACCTCCCGCAAGTTTGAGGAAGGCTCCTTTGCCAACAGCACAGACCAGGAGCCAGCCGGACCTCGGCCATCTGGAGGGGACGTCCATGCAGCCCGGTGGCTGTTTGAGACAAAGCCACTGGATGAGCTGACGGGCCATGCTGAGGCACCGGCAGCTACAGTGAGGGAGCCTGCAGCCAGTGGAGATGTCCAGGGTACCAGGATGCTCTTCGAAACGCGGCCACTGGACCGCCTGGGCTCCCGCCCCTCCATCCAGGAGCAGAGCCCCTTGGAGCTGCGCTCAGAGATCCAGGAGCTGAAGGGCGATGTAAAGAAGACGGTGAAGCTGTTCCAAACAGAGCCGCTGTGTGCCATCCAGGACGCAGAGGGAGCCATCCACGAGGTCAAGGCCGCCTGCCGGGAGGAGATCCAAAGCAACGTGGTGAGGTCTGCCCGTTGGCTCTTTGAAACACAGCCTCTGGACGCCATCAACCGGGACCCCAGCCAGGTGCGGGTGATCCGGGGGATCTCTCTGGAGGAGGCGGCCAGGCCCGACGTCAGTGCAACTCGCTGGATCTTTGAGACACAGCCCCTGGATGCCATCCGGGAGATCTTGGTGGACGAGAAGGACTTCCAGCCATCCCCAGATCTTATCCCTCCTGGTCCAGACGTTCAGCAGCAGCGGCATTTGTTTGAGACCCGAGCACTAGACACTCTAAAGGGGGAAGAGGAGGCTGGACCTGAGGCGCCACCCAAAGAGGAAGTGATCCCCGGTGATGTCCGCTCCACCCTGTGGCTATTTGAGATGCAGCCCCTGGATACACTTAGAGACAAGGTCCAAGTGGGTCACCTGCAGCGGGTGGGACCCCAGGAGGGTGAGAGGTTCATGTACGAGCGTCTATCCAGTGATGGTTCCTCAGCACTGTGCCTCTCTCAGAGTGCCCCCCAGAGGGATGGGGTGAAGGGAGACGTGAAGACCTTTAAGAACATTTTTGAGACCCTACCCCTGGACAGCATCAGGCAGGGTGAAGCTTCGGCCCATGGGAGCATAAGCAGAGCAGAAGGAACTGATTCTGCTGGGCAGTCCCAGGACATAGGGTCCCCGGTGTATGCCATGCAGGATGGCAAAGGCCACCTCCATGCCCTGACCTCTGTCAGCAGAGAGCATGTAGTCGGAGGTGATGTACAGGGTTACAGGTGGATGTTTGAGACACAGCCCCTAGACCAACTAGGCCAAAACCCCAGTACCGTCGACGTGGTGCGGGGCATCACCCGGCAGGAAGTGGTGGCTGGAGACGTGGGCACTGCCCGGTGGCTCTTTGAGACCCAGCCCCTGGAGGTAATCCACCAACGGGAGCAGCAGGAACGAcgggaagaagaaggaaagccTCAGGGAGGCCCTCAGCTTGAAGCATCCCCCAAGGGCGATGTGCAGACCATCCGCTGGTTGTTCGAGACATGTCCAATGAGTGAGTTGGGtgagaagcagaggtcagaggtcaCAGATCCCACACCCAAGGCCAAGGCACGGTCCTGCACCTGGATGTTCACGCCCCAACCCCCAGACAGACCAGAAAGCTCCAGGGAGCAGCACCTTGAGGTCAGCCAGGTCCAGGCtggggaaagacagacagacagacacgtCTTTGAGACTGAGCCTCTGCAGGCCTCAGGCCATCCCTGCAGAAGGGGGCCTGTGCGATACTGCAGCAGAGTGGACATCCCCTCAGGGCAGGTGTCTCGTCAGAAGGAGGTTTTCCAGGCCCTGGAGGCAGGCAAGAGGGAAAACCAGGGATCCAGGGTAATCCCTGAGCCCATCCCAGCAGGCTCTGTGCACAAGTTCACCTGGCTCTTTGAGAATTGCCCCATGGGCTCCCTGGCAGCTGACAGCATCCACGGGGGCAACCTCCAGGAAGAGCAGCCCATGGGCCCCTCAGGCAACAGGGTGTGGGAGTGGCAACAGACTGCAACTGAGGGGACCCTGCGGACTCTGCACGCCACGCCTGGCATCCTGCACCACGGAGGCATCATCATGGAGGCCCGAGGGCCAGGGGAGCTCTGCCTTGCCAAGTACGTGCTCCCAGGCCCAGGTCAGGGCAGCCCCCACGTTCGGAAGGAGGAGCTGGTGTCTGGCGAGCTTCCCAGGATCGTCCGCCAAGTGCTGCGCCGGCCAGACGTGGACCAGCAGGGGCTGCTGGTGCAGGAGGACCCAGTGGGCCAGCTTCGCCTCAAGCCATTGAAGCTGCCAGCACCAGGCAGCAGCTGGAAGGTCGAAGACATGGACCCTGAGTTCCAGCAGTTGCTGGCTTGTGGCCTCGGGACCTCGGTGGCGAGGACTGGGCTAGTGATGCAGGAGACAGAGCAGGGCCTAGTGGCACTGACCGCCTACTCTCTGCAGCCCCGGCTAACCAGCAGGGCCCCTGAGAGGAGCAGTGTGCAGCTGCTGGCCAGCTGCATAGACAAAGGAGACCTGAGTGGCCTGCACAGTCTGCGATGGGAGCCACCGGCTGACTCAAGTCCAGTGCCAGCCAGCGAGGGGGCCCAGAGGCTGCCCCTGACTGAGAGCATCATCCATGTTCCCCCACTGGACCCCAGCATGGGGATGGGGCATCTGAGAGGGCCGGgggccaccccctgccccccacaggcCATTGGAAAGGCAGTCCCTCTGGCTGGGGAAGAAAAGCAGGAAAGTAGATGCACTGGGCAGAAAGGGATGGAAGCTTTGGGAAAGTCAGATGGAGCCACAACTATGCCCCTGGGGCCCAGGTCCCCAAACCTCCAGGCTGCCATGCAGAGTCTGCGAATGGCAACAGCCAAAGCCCAAAGCCTGGACCAGCAAGTTCTGAGCAAGCACAAGCAGGGCCCCACCCCTGGAGCCGCCTCTATGCCCTCCCAGGATAGTCTTCTGCAAGTACCGGCCACAGCCACTGGGACTGCCCAGAGCAACACCAGGCCTCTGGCTGGAGGTGACCCCAGGATCCCAGCAGCCCCCAGAAAG ctGCTGTGA